In a genomic window of Gossypium arboreum isolate Shixiya-1 chromosome 7, ASM2569848v2, whole genome shotgun sequence:
- the LOC108468678 gene encoding glutathione gamma-glutamylcysteinyltransferase 3-like isoform X2, with product MVTVRTYNDQKEKKKNRKWRWRDFTEEFFPLLLPSSFLLPKQLFTEALAGGTAEGFFKLISYYQTQSEPAYCGLATLAMVLNALAIDPGRTWKGPWRWFDDSMLDCCEPLEKIKSQGITFGKVACLAVCNGAQVEPFRTDQSSIEDFRERVVSCTSSEDCHLIVSYNRAVFKQTGTGHFSPIGGYHAGKDMVLILDVARFKYPPHWVPLSLLWDAMNTIDKATGHYRGFMVMSKLQKATSVLYTMSCKHENWNVVAKYLTEDLPLLLTSKNLKDVNDVLCVVFRSAPPSLRDFIKWIAEVRRQDDGSTILSEEEKGRVALKEEVLKQIRETELFKNVTGYLGFERSLCESEAPLGYTDSLADIAANVCCQVAGLLTGKIRSLNGCCKDIKLLKSVCKEPVTVVSGTVTTDGTEQMVDMLIPSSETRPSCSFDFDQNSCSGIPPSIGDGLTVLLVALPQDTWLGLKEEKLQAEMKGLTSADCLPTLLQEEDVCLTGSAFAAAALFPQG from the exons ATGGTGACAGTTAGAACTTACAAcgaccaaaaagaaaagaaaaaaaacagaaaATGGCGGTGGCGGGACTTTACAGAAGAGTTCTTCCCTCTCCTCCTGCCATCGAGTTTTCTTCTCCCGAAG CAATTGTTCACGGAAGCTTTAGCGGGAGGAACGGCGGAAGGGTTTTTCAAACTAATATCATACTACCAAACGCAATCGGAGCCCGCGTATTGCGGACTCGCCACTCTCGCCATGGTCTTAAACGCCCTCGCTATCGATCCTGGTAGAACCTGGAAAG gacCTTGGAGATGGTTCGATGATTCAATGTTAGATTGTTGCGAGCCACTGGAGAAAATCAAAAGTCAAGGCATCACTTTTGGGAAAGTTGCTTGTTTGGCTGTTTGCAATGGTGCTCAAGTTGAACCTTTCAGGACCGATCAATCTAGCATTGAAGATTTCCGGGAACGCGTGGTCTCTTGTACTTCATCAGAGGATTGCCATTTGATTGTCTCCTACAATAGAGCGGTTTTCAAGCAG ACAGGAACGGGCCATTTTTCGCCGATAGGGGGTTACCATGCTGGAAAGGACATGGTTCTGATTTTGGATGTTGCTAGATTCAAATACCCTCCTCATTGGGTTCCTCTTTCGCTTCTTTGGGATGCCATGAATACTATTGATAAAGCAACTGGACATTATAGGGG GTTCATGGTTATGTCTAAGCTTCAGAAAGCAACATCTGTTCTTTACACTATG AGCTGTAAACATGAGAATTGGAATGTAGTCGCTAAGTACTTAACGGAAGATCTTCCCCTTTTGCTCACTTCCAAGAATCTAAAAGATGTTAATGATGTATTATGTGTGGTATTTAGATCAGCACCTCCTAGTTTGAGGGATTTCATCAAGTGGATTGCAGAGGTTCGGAGACAGGATGATGGTAGTACCATTTTAAGTGAAGAGGAGAAAGGAAGGGTTGCACTCAAG GAAGAAGTATTGAAACAAATACGAGAGACTGAACTATTCAAAAATGTGACGGGATATTTGGGATTTGAGCGTTCATTGTGCGAAAGTGAGGCACCTTTGGGTTACACAGATAGCTTGGCTGACATTGCGGCAAATGTTTGTTGTCAAGTAGCTGGACTTCTAACTGGGAAAATTAGGTCGTTAAACGGGTGCTGTAAAGATATAAAACTTCTAAAATCTGTGTGTAAGGAGCCTGTCACAGTGGTTTCTGGTACTGTAACTACTGATGGCACTGAACAAATGGTTGATATGCTGATTCCGTCATCTGAAACAAGGCCCAGTTGTTCATTTGATTTTGACCAAAATAGTTGTTCTGGTATACCTCCATCAATAGGGGATGGTCTGACAGTACTTCTTGTTGCACTGCCTCAAGATACCTGGTTGGGCCTTAAAGAGGAGAAGCTACAGGCAGAGATGAAAGGCCTTACATCTGCAGACTGTCTCCCAACTTTGCTCCAAGAGGAG GATGTCTGCTTGACAGGTTCTGCATTTGCAGCGGCAGCTCTATTTCCTCAAGGCTGA
- the LOC108468678 gene encoding glutathione gamma-glutamylcysteinyltransferase 3-like isoform X1 — protein sequence MVTVRTYNDQKEKKKNRKWRWRDFTEEFFPLLLPSSFLLPKQLFTEALAGGTAEGFFKLISYYQTQSEPAYCGLATLAMVLNALAIDPGRTWKGPWRWFDDSMLDCCEPLEKIKSQGITFGKVACLAVCNGAQVEPFRTDQSSIEDFRERVVSCTSSEDCHLIVSYNRAVFKQTGTGHFSPIGGYHAGKDMVLILDVARFKYPPHWVPLSLLWDAMNTIDKATGHYRGFMVMSKLQKATSVLYTMSCKHENWNVVAKYLTEDLPLLLTSKNLKDVNDVLCVVFRSAPPSLRDFIKWIAEVRRQDDGSTILSEEEKGRVALKEEVLKQIRETELFKNVTGYLGFERSLCESEAPLGYTDSLADIAANVCCQVAGLLTGKIRSLNGCCKDIKLLKSVCKEPVTVVSGTVTTDGTEQMVDMLIPSSETRPSCSFDFDQNSCSGIPPSIGDGLTVLLVALPQDTWLGLKEEKLQAEMKGLTSADCLPTLLQEEVLHLQRQLYFLKADLNISPSSS from the exons ATGGTGACAGTTAGAACTTACAAcgaccaaaaagaaaagaaaaaaaacagaaaATGGCGGTGGCGGGACTTTACAGAAGAGTTCTTCCCTCTCCTCCTGCCATCGAGTTTTCTTCTCCCGAAG CAATTGTTCACGGAAGCTTTAGCGGGAGGAACGGCGGAAGGGTTTTTCAAACTAATATCATACTACCAAACGCAATCGGAGCCCGCGTATTGCGGACTCGCCACTCTCGCCATGGTCTTAAACGCCCTCGCTATCGATCCTGGTAGAACCTGGAAAG gacCTTGGAGATGGTTCGATGATTCAATGTTAGATTGTTGCGAGCCACTGGAGAAAATCAAAAGTCAAGGCATCACTTTTGGGAAAGTTGCTTGTTTGGCTGTTTGCAATGGTGCTCAAGTTGAACCTTTCAGGACCGATCAATCTAGCATTGAAGATTTCCGGGAACGCGTGGTCTCTTGTACTTCATCAGAGGATTGCCATTTGATTGTCTCCTACAATAGAGCGGTTTTCAAGCAG ACAGGAACGGGCCATTTTTCGCCGATAGGGGGTTACCATGCTGGAAAGGACATGGTTCTGATTTTGGATGTTGCTAGATTCAAATACCCTCCTCATTGGGTTCCTCTTTCGCTTCTTTGGGATGCCATGAATACTATTGATAAAGCAACTGGACATTATAGGGG GTTCATGGTTATGTCTAAGCTTCAGAAAGCAACATCTGTTCTTTACACTATG AGCTGTAAACATGAGAATTGGAATGTAGTCGCTAAGTACTTAACGGAAGATCTTCCCCTTTTGCTCACTTCCAAGAATCTAAAAGATGTTAATGATGTATTATGTGTGGTATTTAGATCAGCACCTCCTAGTTTGAGGGATTTCATCAAGTGGATTGCAGAGGTTCGGAGACAGGATGATGGTAGTACCATTTTAAGTGAAGAGGAGAAAGGAAGGGTTGCACTCAAG GAAGAAGTATTGAAACAAATACGAGAGACTGAACTATTCAAAAATGTGACGGGATATTTGGGATTTGAGCGTTCATTGTGCGAAAGTGAGGCACCTTTGGGTTACACAGATAGCTTGGCTGACATTGCGGCAAATGTTTGTTGTCAAGTAGCTGGACTTCTAACTGGGAAAATTAGGTCGTTAAACGGGTGCTGTAAAGATATAAAACTTCTAAAATCTGTGTGTAAGGAGCCTGTCACAGTGGTTTCTGGTACTGTAACTACTGATGGCACTGAACAAATGGTTGATATGCTGATTCCGTCATCTGAAACAAGGCCCAGTTGTTCATTTGATTTTGACCAAAATAGTTGTTCTGGTATACCTCCATCAATAGGGGATGGTCTGACAGTACTTCTTGTTGCACTGCCTCAAGATACCTGGTTGGGCCTTAAAGAGGAGAAGCTACAGGCAGAGATGAAAGGCCTTACATCTGCAGACTGTCTCCCAACTTTGCTCCAAGAGGAG GTTCTGCATTTGCAGCGGCAGCTCTATTTCCTCAAGGCTGATCTGAATATCTCACCCTCATCTTCTTGA
- the LOC108468678 gene encoding glutathione gamma-glutamylcysteinyltransferase 3-like isoform X3 — MAVAGLYRRVLPSPPAIEFSSPEGKQLFTEALAGGTAEGFFKLISYYQTQSEPAYCGLATLAMVLNALAIDPGRTWKGPWRWFDDSMLDCCEPLEKIKSQGITFGKVACLAVCNGAQVEPFRTDQSSIEDFRERVVSCTSSEDCHLIVSYNRAVFKQTGTGHFSPIGGYHAGKDMVLILDVARFKYPPHWVPLSLLWDAMNTIDKATGHYRGFMVMSKLQKATSVLYTMSCKHENWNVVAKYLTEDLPLLLTSKNLKDVNDVLCVVFRSAPPSLRDFIKWIAEVRRQDDGSTILSEEEKGRVALKEEVLKQIRETELFKNVTGYLGFERSLCESEAPLGYTDSLADIAANVCCQVAGLLTGKIRSLNGCCKDIKLLKSVCKEPVTVVSGTVTTDGTEQMVDMLIPSSETRPSCSFDFDQNSCSGIPPSIGDGLTVLLVALPQDTWLGLKEEKLQAEMKGLTSADCLPTLLQEEVLHLQRQLYFLKADLNISPSSS, encoded by the exons ATGGCGGTGGCGGGACTTTACAGAAGAGTTCTTCCCTCTCCTCCTGCCATCGAGTTTTCTTCTCCCGAAGGCAAG CAATTGTTCACGGAAGCTTTAGCGGGAGGAACGGCGGAAGGGTTTTTCAAACTAATATCATACTACCAAACGCAATCGGAGCCCGCGTATTGCGGACTCGCCACTCTCGCCATGGTCTTAAACGCCCTCGCTATCGATCCTGGTAGAACCTGGAAAG gacCTTGGAGATGGTTCGATGATTCAATGTTAGATTGTTGCGAGCCACTGGAGAAAATCAAAAGTCAAGGCATCACTTTTGGGAAAGTTGCTTGTTTGGCTGTTTGCAATGGTGCTCAAGTTGAACCTTTCAGGACCGATCAATCTAGCATTGAAGATTTCCGGGAACGCGTGGTCTCTTGTACTTCATCAGAGGATTGCCATTTGATTGTCTCCTACAATAGAGCGGTTTTCAAGCAG ACAGGAACGGGCCATTTTTCGCCGATAGGGGGTTACCATGCTGGAAAGGACATGGTTCTGATTTTGGATGTTGCTAGATTCAAATACCCTCCTCATTGGGTTCCTCTTTCGCTTCTTTGGGATGCCATGAATACTATTGATAAAGCAACTGGACATTATAGGGG GTTCATGGTTATGTCTAAGCTTCAGAAAGCAACATCTGTTCTTTACACTATG AGCTGTAAACATGAGAATTGGAATGTAGTCGCTAAGTACTTAACGGAAGATCTTCCCCTTTTGCTCACTTCCAAGAATCTAAAAGATGTTAATGATGTATTATGTGTGGTATTTAGATCAGCACCTCCTAGTTTGAGGGATTTCATCAAGTGGATTGCAGAGGTTCGGAGACAGGATGATGGTAGTACCATTTTAAGTGAAGAGGAGAAAGGAAGGGTTGCACTCAAG GAAGAAGTATTGAAACAAATACGAGAGACTGAACTATTCAAAAATGTGACGGGATATTTGGGATTTGAGCGTTCATTGTGCGAAAGTGAGGCACCTTTGGGTTACACAGATAGCTTGGCTGACATTGCGGCAAATGTTTGTTGTCAAGTAGCTGGACTTCTAACTGGGAAAATTAGGTCGTTAAACGGGTGCTGTAAAGATATAAAACTTCTAAAATCTGTGTGTAAGGAGCCTGTCACAGTGGTTTCTGGTACTGTAACTACTGATGGCACTGAACAAATGGTTGATATGCTGATTCCGTCATCTGAAACAAGGCCCAGTTGTTCATTTGATTTTGACCAAAATAGTTGTTCTGGTATACCTCCATCAATAGGGGATGGTCTGACAGTACTTCTTGTTGCACTGCCTCAAGATACCTGGTTGGGCCTTAAAGAGGAGAAGCTACAGGCAGAGATGAAAGGCCTTACATCTGCAGACTGTCTCCCAACTTTGCTCCAAGAGGAG GTTCTGCATTTGCAGCGGCAGCTCTATTTCCTCAAGGCTGATCTGAATATCTCACCCTCATCTTCTTGA